In Nocardia higoensis, one genomic interval encodes:
- a CDS encoding RNA polymerase sigma-70 factor, with amino-acid sequence MNTSGEPLGRRRADNEAAGSDNGDEATDLATDTFVAHRNLLFTVAYEMLGSAADAEDVLQESWLRWVRVDASRVRDQRAYLVRITTRQALNRLRSMQRRKETYVGSWLPEPLHTTPDVTADIELAESVSMALMLVLETLTPTERAVFVLREAFGFDYGEIAAAVGKNPAAVHQIAHRARRHVEARRPRHPVTARQAEATVEAFRRALETLDLQGLLDVLAPDVVAISDGGGIRQSTPRPIVGADKVARFMVGGLTRHAITLVAEPTVINAGPALALHMNGELDGVIAMHVEDSRITGLYYVRNPQKLTHVDDATPLTLR; translated from the coding sequence ATGAACACCTCGGGTGAACCACTCGGCCGACGGCGAGCCGACAACGAGGCAGCCGGATCGGACAACGGCGACGAAGCCACCGACCTGGCGACGGATACCTTTGTCGCGCATCGCAATCTGCTGTTCACGGTCGCCTACGAAATGCTCGGATCGGCGGCCGACGCCGAGGACGTCTTGCAGGAATCCTGGCTGCGCTGGGTGCGGGTCGACGCGAGCCGGGTGCGCGATCAACGCGCCTACCTGGTCCGGATCACCACCCGCCAGGCGCTCAACCGGCTGCGCTCGATGCAACGGCGCAAAGAGACATACGTGGGCTCCTGGCTGCCGGAGCCGCTGCACACCACCCCGGATGTGACCGCTGATATCGAACTGGCCGAAAGCGTGTCGATGGCGCTGATGCTGGTGCTCGAGACATTGACCCCGACCGAGCGGGCGGTGTTCGTGCTGCGCGAAGCATTCGGGTTCGACTACGGCGAGATCGCGGCCGCGGTCGGCAAAAACCCCGCCGCGGTGCACCAGATCGCCCACCGCGCGCGCCGCCACGTCGAAGCCCGGCGCCCTCGCCATCCGGTCACCGCTCGACAAGCCGAGGCAACTGTCGAAGCCTTCCGGCGTGCGCTCGAGACCCTGGATCTGCAAGGGCTGCTCGACGTGCTCGCCCCCGACGTCGTGGCGATCAGCGACGGCGGTGGCATCAGGCAGTCCACACCACGGCCGATCGTCGGCGCCGACAAGGTGGCCCGATTCATGGTCGGCGGCCTTACCAGGCACGCGATCACGCTCGTCGCCGAGCCGACCGTGATCAACGCCGGACCGGCGCTGGCGTTGCATATGAACGGGGAGCTCGACGGCGTCATCGCGATGCACGTCGAGGACTCGCGCATCACCGGCCTGTACTACGTCCGCAACCCGCAGAAACTGACCCACGTCGATGACGCGACCCCACTCACCCTGCGATGA
- a CDS encoding flavin-containing monooxygenase: MSSNVDAIVVGAGQSGLAAAHHLTHAGLRTTVLEAGPEPVGSWPHYYDSLTLFSPARYSSLPGHPFPGDPDHYPHRDEVADYLRDYAAHLIADIRTETRVTTVTHGSAGFAVHSDTGEIFAAPLLVAATGGFGNPNRPTLPGQDRFDGTMMHAADYRDPAPFTGHHVVVVGAGNSAVQIAAELADTAATVTLAARRPPKLVPQKPFGRDIHYWFTRTGLDTAPIGRFVEHPPTTPVFDTGHYKAALAAGRPAVRPMFTTLDAESARWRDGTATPVDTVVTATGYRPDLGWLADLGALTTDGAPRHREGLSTTHPGLGYLGLEWQRSLSSASLRGAGRDAARLTRSLARAVRVFSD, encoded by the coding sequence ATGAGCTCGAACGTCGACGCGATCGTCGTCGGCGCCGGCCAATCCGGCCTGGCCGCCGCCCACCACCTCACCCACGCCGGCCTACGGACCACGGTGCTCGAAGCCGGACCCGAACCCGTCGGCTCCTGGCCCCACTACTACGACAGCCTCACCCTGTTCTCCCCAGCCCGATACAGTTCCCTCCCCGGACATCCGTTCCCGGGCGATCCCGACCACTATCCGCACCGTGACGAAGTCGCCGATTACCTGCGCGACTACGCCGCCCACCTGATCGCCGACATCCGTACCGAAACCCGTGTCACCACCGTGACTCACGGCAGCGCGGGATTCGCAGTGCACAGCGACACCGGCGAGATATTCGCCGCCCCACTGCTGGTCGCCGCCACCGGCGGCTTCGGCAACCCGAATCGGCCCACCCTTCCAGGACAAGACCGGTTCGACGGCACGATGATGCACGCCGCGGACTACCGCGACCCAGCCCCGTTCACAGGACACCACGTGGTCGTGGTCGGCGCGGGCAACTCCGCGGTACAGATCGCCGCCGAACTCGCCGATACCGCCGCCACCGTCACTCTCGCCGCCCGCCGACCACCGAAGCTCGTGCCCCAGAAGCCCTTCGGACGCGATATCCACTACTGGTTCACCCGCACCGGCCTCGACACCGCACCGATCGGCCGGTTCGTCGAACACCCGCCCACCACACCGGTGTTCGACACCGGCCACTACAAGGCCGCTCTCGCCGCCGGACGACCGGCCGTGCGCCCGATGTTCACCACTCTCGACGCGGAGTCCGCGCGCTGGCGCGACGGCACGGCAACCCCGGTCGACACCGTTGTCACCGCCACCGGTTATCGCCCCGACCTCGGCTGGCTCGCCGACCTCGGCGCCCTCACCACCGACGGCGCACCTCGCCACCGTGAAGGGCTGTCCACCACCCACCCTGGGCTCGGTTACCTCGGTCTGGAATGGCAACGCAGCCTGTCCTCGGCCTCGCTGCGTGGTGCAGGCCGCGACGCCGCCCGCCTCACGAGGTCACTGGCTCGCGCTGTACGCGTCTTCTCCGATTGA
- a CDS encoding MFS transporter produces the protein MTTTDNTPPTAAGLDAAGRRRVLTVLCATQITSWGVLYYAFPVLSTSITADTGWSAQAITAAFSLGQLAAALTGIPVGRILDRVGPRTVMTAGSALAAPAVAVVALAPNLAVFYLGWLLAGLAMGAVLYPPAFAALTRWHGEQRVRALMILTLVAGLASTVFAPLTAAVDTRTDWRVTYLLLAAVLAAITIPAHWLGLRGHWPDSPPMAVGSGFDRHDRVARSRSFLALTVALALGAFTAFAGVFNLVPLMLEHDFTPGLAALTLGLGGAGQVLGRLGYLQVTARTGPGTRLIAVLAGTSAATALLGLADTVIALIVISIGAGLVRGVTTLVQATAITDRWGPAHYGSLNGLLNAPIVIVMALAPWAGTALTAATGSYANTYLVLAAVAALAALIGAAATPTLRTTPESVATEGHR, from the coding sequence GTGACCACGACGGACAACACGCCGCCGACCGCTGCCGGGCTGGATGCGGCCGGTCGGCGGCGGGTGCTGACCGTCTTGTGCGCCACGCAGATCACCAGCTGGGGCGTCCTCTACTACGCCTTCCCCGTGCTGTCGACCTCCATCACCGCCGACACCGGATGGTCGGCGCAGGCGATTACCGCCGCGTTCTCCCTCGGACAACTCGCCGCTGCCCTCACCGGTATTCCGGTCGGGCGGATCCTGGATCGTGTCGGGCCACGGACGGTGATGACCGCGGGGTCGGCACTGGCGGCGCCGGCCGTCGCCGTGGTCGCGCTGGCGCCGAACCTGGCCGTGTTCTATCTCGGCTGGCTGCTCGCGGGCCTGGCGATGGGCGCGGTGCTCTACCCGCCCGCGTTCGCCGCATTGACCCGCTGGCACGGGGAACAACGCGTCCGCGCATTGATGATCCTCACTCTCGTCGCCGGCCTGGCCAGCACCGTCTTCGCTCCTCTGACCGCCGCGGTGGACACGCGCACCGACTGGCGCGTCACCTATCTCCTACTCGCCGCCGTGCTCGCCGCGATCACCATCCCGGCCCACTGGCTAGGACTGCGCGGGCACTGGCCCGACTCGCCACCGATGGCCGTGGGATCCGGATTCGACCGGCACGACCGAGTCGCTCGTTCTCGCTCGTTCCTGGCGCTGACCGTCGCGCTGGCGTTGGGCGCGTTCACCGCCTTCGCCGGAGTGTTCAACCTGGTACCGCTGATGCTCGAACACGACTTCACTCCCGGGCTGGCCGCACTGACCCTCGGCCTCGGCGGCGCAGGACAAGTCCTCGGCAGGCTCGGCTACCTACAGGTCACCGCCCGCACCGGCCCCGGCACCCGCCTGATCGCCGTGCTCGCCGGGACCTCGGCCGCCACCGCCCTGCTCGGGCTCGCCGACACCGTGATCGCCTTGATCGTGATCTCCATCGGTGCGGGACTCGTGCGCGGTGTCACCACTCTGGTGCAGGCCACCGCCATCACCGACCGCTGGGGCCCCGCCCACTACGGAAGCCTCAACGGTCTCCTCAACGCCCCCATCGTCATCGTCATGGCCCTGGCCCCCTGGGCCGGAACCGCCCTCACCGCTGCCACCGGCAGCTACGCGAACACCTACCTCGTCCTCGCCGCCGTCGCCGCACTCGCCGCCCTCATCGGCGCCGCTGCCACTCCCACTCTCCGCACCACACCCGAATCTGTTGCCACCGAGGGACATCGATGA
- a CDS encoding FAD-dependent oxidoreductase: MSNDELPVVVIGAGPVGLAAAAELRERDRGVLVFERGRTAGAAVAQWNHVRLFSRWGELIAPSARRLLDVTGWTAPDEDTYPTGRDWQRMYLAPLAAALGSQIVRTGVDVTGVSRRGRDRIVDAGRDSAPFTVRLRDADGREERVFASAVIDASGTWGAPNPLGGDGLAALGETAAAAAGVVGYRVPDLDDPAVAARHAGRHTVIAGSGHSALTAIVALAGLAEQAPGTRLTWVLRRGEIGATFGGGDADQLPARGALGERARRAVEAGLLEVVTGFRTAAVEPAADGQVALVADSGARVEGVDAVVTLTGFAPDLSWLSQIRLELDSTLQAPVRLAPMIDPNVHSCGTVYPHGVDELSHPEPGFYSAGMKSYGRAPTFLAMTGYEQVRSIAAEIAGDHDAARRVELALPDTGVCGGAGVFDDPAADTAPDTAEAAAGGGCCGAPAAAENPGQAVPELITLTGSGARLS, from the coding sequence ATGAGCAACGACGAACTGCCCGTGGTCGTGATCGGCGCCGGGCCCGTGGGCCTGGCCGCGGCGGCCGAACTACGCGAACGTGACCGAGGGGTACTGGTTTTCGAGCGGGGCCGCACCGCGGGTGCGGCGGTGGCGCAGTGGAATCACGTGCGCCTGTTCTCCCGGTGGGGCGAGCTGATCGCCCCGTCGGCGCGGCGTCTGCTCGACGTCACGGGCTGGACCGCGCCGGACGAGGACACCTATCCGACCGGCCGGGACTGGCAGCGCATGTACCTCGCGCCGCTCGCCGCCGCGCTCGGGTCGCAGATCGTGCGCACCGGCGTCGACGTGACCGGCGTGTCGCGGCGTGGGCGCGACCGTATCGTGGACGCCGGTCGCGACAGCGCGCCGTTCACCGTGCGCCTGCGTGACGCGGACGGCCGGGAGGAGCGGGTGTTCGCCTCCGCGGTGATCGATGCCTCCGGCACCTGGGGTGCGCCCAATCCGCTCGGCGGGGACGGACTCGCCGCGCTCGGCGAAACCGCTGCGGCGGCCGCCGGTGTGGTCGGCTATCGGGTCCCCGACCTCGACGACCCGGCTGTGGCCGCCCGTCATGCCGGTCGGCACACGGTGATCGCCGGCAGCGGACATTCGGCGCTGACCGCGATCGTGGCGCTGGCCGGGCTCGCCGAGCAGGCGCCGGGCACCCGGCTGACGTGGGTACTGCGACGCGGCGAGATCGGCGCCACCTTCGGCGGCGGTGACGCCGACCAGCTGCCCGCCCGTGGTGCGCTGGGTGAGCGTGCGCGACGCGCGGTCGAAGCCGGACTTCTGGAGGTGGTGACCGGATTCCGCACCGCCGCAGTCGAACCCGCCGCCGACGGGCAGGTCGCGCTGGTCGCCGATTCGGGTGCCCGCGTCGAGGGCGTGGACGCGGTGGTGACGCTGACCGGGTTCGCCCCCGACCTGTCGTGGCTGTCCCAGATCCGCCTGGAACTGGACTCCACGTTGCAGGCGCCGGTACGGCTGGCACCGATGATCGACCCCAACGTGCACTCCTGCGGCACCGTCTACCCGCATGGCGTGGATGAACTTTCCCATCCCGAACCCGGTTTCTATTCCGCCGGAATGAAGAGCTACGGCCGAGCCCCGACCTTCCTGGCCATGACCGGCTACGAGCAGGTCCGCTCCATCGCCGCCGAAATCGCCGGTGATCATGATGCCGCTCGCCGCGTCGAACTCGCCCTGCCCGACACCGGCGTCTGCGGCGGCGCCGGAGTCTTCGACGACCCCGCCGCGGACACAGCCCCCGACACCGCTGAGGCCGCGGCGGGTGGCGGCTGCTGCGGGGCCCCCGCGGCAGCCGAGAACCCCGGACAGGCTGTGCCGGAACTGATCACGCTGACCGGGTCCGGAGCACGCCTGTCGTGA
- a CDS encoding helix-turn-helix domain-containing GNAT family N-acetyltransferase, with translation MTSLDMPTVRDTAGLQVDALPVEEATTYAGWFACLADPTRVRLLHQVAARPGGITVGELAEALGVGQPTVSHHVRKLAEVGFVSVSKHGTSTVVAVNPSCCTGLPHAADAVMGALGQRPCCPGDLPEDVTVRAMTDDDLPAVVALGGPVSVQDRLPEHRWVAEINGRIAGFAALSPASFGPAAERLAESSVFVAEDRRGRGVGKSLIRALVVAADEAGFITVSTGVLPTDRAGLALHHSAGFRTVGIRERMLHLDDTWHDVVFLERRSPCN, from the coding sequence ATGACCTCCTTGGACATGCCCACCGTGCGCGACACCGCCGGCCTTCAGGTGGACGCACTGCCGGTGGAGGAGGCGACCACCTATGCGGGATGGTTCGCGTGCCTCGCCGACCCCACCCGGGTGCGGTTGCTGCACCAGGTCGCCGCCCGGCCCGGCGGCATCACCGTCGGCGAGCTCGCCGAAGCCCTCGGCGTCGGGCAGCCCACGGTGTCGCATCACGTGCGCAAGCTCGCCGAGGTCGGATTCGTGAGCGTGTCCAAACACGGCACCTCCACCGTGGTCGCCGTCAACCCCTCCTGCTGCACCGGCCTGCCGCACGCCGCCGACGCCGTCATGGGCGCACTGGGGCAACGCCCCTGCTGCCCTGGCGACCTGCCCGAGGACGTCACCGTCCGCGCGATGACCGACGACGACCTGCCCGCCGTCGTCGCGCTCGGCGGGCCGGTCTCGGTTCAGGATCGGCTACCGGAGCATCGATGGGTCGCTGAGATAAACGGCCGTATCGCCGGATTCGCCGCCCTGAGCCCGGCCTCCTTCGGCCCGGCCGCCGAGAGGCTGGCCGAGAGCAGCGTGTTCGTCGCCGAGGACCGCCGTGGTCGCGGTGTCGGCAAATCCCTGATCCGGGCACTGGTCGTCGCCGCCGACGAAGCCGGATTCATCACCGTGTCCACCGGAGTCCTGCCCACCGACCGCGCCGGGCTGGCCTTGCATCATTCCGCCGGATTCCGCACCGTCGGTATACGCGAACGCATGCTCCACCTCGACGACACATGGCACGACGTAGTTTTCCTCGAACGCCGCAGTCCCTGCAACTGA
- a CDS encoding DUF3558 domain-containing protein, which translates to MRSSFAAGFMLMSASTLVACSSATDRDSATSVSAIASSTAVAATASVKVSVQAAPAQAGTEQVQSDPCTSVGDDLVTRAGFDPDTRERYSAESVSMPFTRIGCQFWRAELVDGEEYPTGLVTVTSSDLTLDDIRKNPGHSIFNSDPIGGREAVLYRTPQNDGTCSASVESTLGTFTVGLIVHPGPVAVPPACEEIQRIAAIFTESLTAE; encoded by the coding sequence ATGAGAAGTAGCTTCGCCGCGGGTTTCATGCTGATGAGTGCGTCAACGCTGGTCGCATGTAGTAGTGCAACCGATCGGGACTCGGCCACGTCGGTATCGGCGATCGCATCCTCGACAGCCGTAGCAGCTACCGCCTCCGTGAAGGTGAGCGTCCAAGCCGCGCCGGCGCAGGCCGGCACCGAACAGGTCCAGTCAGATCCGTGCACGAGTGTGGGGGACGACTTGGTGACGCGCGCCGGATTTGACCCGGATACTCGCGAAAGATACTCAGCCGAAAGCGTTTCCATGCCGTTCACGAGGATTGGCTGTCAGTTCTGGCGTGCGGAACTCGTCGACGGAGAGGAGTATCCCACGGGCTTGGTGACGGTGACCTCCAGCGACTTGACACTTGACGACATCCGAAAAAACCCTGGCCACAGCATATTCAACTCGGACCCGATCGGCGGACGCGAGGCGGTGCTGTACCGAACGCCGCAGAACGACGGTACTTGCTCAGCATCAGTCGAATCGACCCTGGGGACCTTCACAGTGGGGCTGATCGTTCATCCTGGCCCGGTCGCTGTACCGCCGGCGTGTGAGGAGATTCAGCGGATTGCCGCAATCTTCACCGAGTCGCTGACTGCCGAATGA
- a CDS encoding ArsR/SmtB family transcription factor: MPKPQLSVTPIQACSAAPLVREPLSAAAAAELAGVFKALSDPVRLRLLSSIASRDGQEACVCDLSAGVEVSQPTISHHLKVLREAGLLVSERRASWVYYRVAPEAMARISQILLGDGAEQAVPA; encoded by the coding sequence ATGCCTAAGCCACAGTTGTCGGTGACCCCGATCCAGGCGTGCTCGGCCGCGCCGCTGGTCCGTGAACCGCTCTCGGCCGCGGCCGCCGCCGAACTGGCCGGAGTGTTCAAGGCGCTGTCGGATCCAGTGCGACTGCGACTGCTGAGCTCGATCGCCTCCCGCGACGGGCAGGAGGCGTGCGTGTGCGACCTCTCCGCCGGGGTCGAGGTCAGCCAGCCGACCATCTCCCACCACCTCAAGGTGCTGCGCGAGGCCGGGCTGCTGGTCAGCGAACGCCGCGCGTCCTGGGTCTACTACCGCGTAGCTCCCGAGGCGATGGCCCGGATCTCGCAGATCCTGCTCGGTGACGGCGCGGAACAGGCGGTGCCCGCGTGA
- the arsB gene encoding ACR3 family arsenite efflux transporter: MTTTDHTATGDAAVVVGKLSTLDRFLPVWIGAAMLAGLLFGRLIPGLGDALSAIEIDGISLPIAIGLLIMMYPVLAKVRYDRLDTVTGDRKLLLGSLALNWLVGPALMFTLAWLLLPDLPEYRTGLIIVGLARCIAMVIIWNDLACGDREAAAVLVALNSVFQVLMFAVLGWFYLSVLPGWLGLEQATIEASPWQIAKSVLIFLGIPLLAGYLTRRFGERAKGRDWYESRLLPAIGPWALYGLLFTIVILFALQGEQITSHPLDVVRIALPLLAYFAIMWGGGYALGAAIGLGYERTTTLAFTAAGNNFELAIAVAIATYGATSGQALAGVVGPLIEVPVLVALVYVSLALRKRFGPVGATSAADAGGSERS, from the coding sequence GTGACCACCACCGACCACACGGCCACCGGCGACGCCGCGGTGGTGGTGGGCAAACTGTCCACCCTGGATCGGTTCCTGCCGGTCTGGATCGGCGCGGCCATGCTCGCCGGACTGCTGTTCGGGCGGCTCATCCCCGGCCTCGGCGACGCCCTGAGCGCGATCGAGATCGACGGCATCTCCCTGCCCATCGCCATCGGGCTGCTGATCATGATGTACCCGGTACTGGCGAAGGTCCGCTACGACCGGCTCGACACCGTCACCGGCGACCGCAAACTCCTGCTCGGTTCCCTGGCCCTGAACTGGCTCGTCGGCCCCGCGCTGATGTTCACCTTGGCCTGGCTGTTGTTGCCGGACCTGCCCGAGTACCGCACCGGCCTGATCATCGTCGGCCTGGCCCGCTGCATCGCCATGGTCATCATCTGGAACGACCTCGCCTGCGGCGATCGCGAGGCCGCCGCCGTGCTGGTGGCGCTGAACTCGGTGTTCCAGGTGCTGATGTTCGCCGTGCTCGGCTGGTTCTACCTGTCGGTGCTGCCCGGCTGGCTGGGCCTGGAACAGGCGACCATCGAAGCCTCGCCGTGGCAGATCGCCAAGTCGGTGCTGATCTTCCTCGGAATCCCGCTGCTGGCCGGCTACCTCACCCGCCGCTTCGGCGAACGGGCCAAGGGCCGCGACTGGTACGAGTCCCGCCTGCTGCCGGCGATCGGGCCGTGGGCGTTGTACGGGCTGCTGTTCACCATCGTCATCCTCTTCGCCCTGCAAGGCGAACAGATCACCTCGCACCCGCTGGACGTCGTCCGCATCGCGCTGCCCCTGCTGGCCTACTTCGCCATCATGTGGGGCGGCGGCTACGCCCTCGGCGCCGCGATCGGCCTCGGCTACGAACGCACCACCACCCTCGCCTTCACCGCCGCGGGCAACAACTTCGAACTCGCCATCGCCGTCGCCATCGCCACCTACGGCGCGACCTCCGGCCAAGCGCTGGCCGGAGTGGTGGGACCGCTCATCGAAGTGCCTGTCCTCGTCGCCCTGGTCTACGTCTCCCTCGCCCTGCGCAAACGCTTCGGCCCGGTGGGCGCCACCTCGGCGGCAGATGCGGGCGGGAGCGAGCGATCGTGA
- a CDS encoding low molecular weight phosphatase family protein, whose amino-acid sequence MSTTTPAVLFVCVRNSGKSQMAAALMRRAAAGSVRVHSAGTDPGTALNPLSVQVLGEIGADTTDEYPKPIDPAVAARADVIVVLGREARLDPPPGVQVRVWDTDEPSDRGIDGIERMRLIRDDIAARVAALLTELSTPVH is encoded by the coding sequence GTGAGCACGACGACGCCTGCGGTGCTTTTCGTCTGCGTGCGCAACAGCGGCAAATCCCAGATGGCCGCCGCCCTGATGCGCCGAGCCGCCGCCGGTTCGGTGCGGGTGCATTCGGCGGGCACCGACCCCGGCACCGCGCTCAACCCGCTGTCGGTCCAGGTCCTCGGCGAAATCGGCGCCGACACCACAGACGAGTACCCGAAGCCGATCGACCCCGCGGTGGCCGCCCGTGCCGACGTGATCGTCGTCCTGGGCCGCGAAGCTCGCCTCGACCCGCCGCCGGGAGTCCAGGTGCGGGTATGGGACACCGACGAGCCCTCCGACCGCGGGATCGACGGCATCGAACGCATGCGGCTCATCCGCGACGACATCGCCGCCCGCGTGGCCGCTCTGCTCACCGAATTGTCCACTCCCGTGCACTGA
- a CDS encoding arsenate reductase ArsC yields MTDSPVAHAVHPRADLTIDQQVALRTAATRLQREFDGIFGVETIERFLHSSYDQFAGRATVVNYLPLLAERFARQRLQALARVEGKAGTGTPTVLFLCTHNAGRSQMALGLFTRLAGEHAVAWSGGSEPGEHINPAVVAAMDEIGIDITGEFPKPWTEEILQAADVVITMGCGDACPLYPGRRYEEWALPDPADLTVDAVRPIRDEIETRVRTLLAELDIPTV; encoded by the coding sequence ATGACCGACAGTCCCGTCGCGCACGCCGTCCACCCCCGTGCGGACCTGACCATCGACCAGCAGGTAGCCCTCAGAACCGCCGCGACCCGCCTGCAACGCGAATTCGACGGCATCTTCGGCGTCGAGACCATCGAACGATTCCTGCACTCCTCCTACGACCAGTTCGCCGGCCGCGCCACCGTCGTCAACTACCTGCCGCTGCTGGCCGAACGCTTCGCCCGCCAGCGGCTGCAGGCCCTGGCCCGCGTCGAAGGTAAAGCGGGCACCGGCACACCGACGGTGCTGTTCCTGTGCACCCACAACGCCGGACGCTCACAGATGGCCTTGGGCCTGTTCACCCGTCTCGCCGGAGAGCACGCGGTGGCCTGGTCGGGCGGCAGCGAACCCGGCGAGCACATCAATCCCGCCGTCGTCGCGGCCATGGATGAGATCGGCATCGACATCACCGGCGAGTTCCCCAAGCCGTGGACCGAGGAAATCCTGCAGGCCGCCGACGTCGTCATCACCATGGGCTGCGGCGACGCCTGCCCCCTCTACCCCGGCCGCCGCTACGAGGAATGGGCCCTGCCCGACCCCGCCGACCTCACCGTCGACGCCGTGCGTCCCATCCGCGACGAGATCGAAACCCGCGTGCGCACCCTGCTCGCCGAACTCGACATCCCCACCGTCTGA
- a CDS encoding arsenate reductase ArsC, whose protein sequence is MTTATPSVLFVCVHNAGRSQMAAGFLTHLAGDAIEVRSAGSAPADRINPAAVEAMAEVGVDISGRTPTKLTYEAVDAADVVITMGCGDACPVLPGTSYRDWKLDDPAGKGVDAVRPIRDEIRTRVEALIAELAPTRT, encoded by the coding sequence ATGACCACCGCCACACCCAGCGTGCTGTTCGTGTGCGTCCACAACGCCGGACGCTCCCAGATGGCCGCCGGCTTCCTCACCCACCTCGCGGGCGATGCCATCGAGGTTCGCTCCGCGGGCAGCGCTCCCGCCGACCGGATCAACCCCGCCGCGGTCGAGGCGATGGCCGAGGTCGGCGTCGACATCTCCGGCCGGACGCCGACCAAGCTGACCTACGAGGCGGTCGACGCCGCCGACGTGGTGATCACCATGGGTTGCGGAGACGCCTGCCCCGTCCTGCCCGGCACCAGCTACCGCGACTGGAAACTCGATGACCCCGCGGGCAAGGGCGTCGACGCGGTGCGCCCGATCCGCGACGAGATCCGGACCCGGGTGGAGGCGTTGATCGCCGAGCTGGCGCCGACCCGTACCTGA
- a CDS encoding DinB family protein, with protein sequence MTRTELEAALDRARAELVRAVEPLTDEQSRRRLVPSLTTPIALLKHCAAAERVWFQRTIGGIEESRCDGYARGDDGGWMVPESQTLAEVIAEFEAACARSREIAKTTAMDDVFEHRLLGSVTYAWICLHMIAELGRHAGHADILVEQILAADKPR encoded by the coding sequence GTGACACGTACGGAATTGGAAGCCGCTCTCGACCGTGCCCGTGCGGAGCTCGTGCGGGCCGTCGAACCGCTCACCGACGAACAGAGCCGTCGACGGCTCGTGCCCTCCCTGACCACCCCGATCGCCCTGCTGAAGCACTGCGCCGCCGCCGAACGCGTGTGGTTCCAGCGCACGATCGGCGGCATCGAGGAATCCCGCTGCGACGGCTACGCCCGGGGCGACGACGGTGGATGGATGGTGCCCGAGAGCCAGACCCTCGCCGAGGTGATCGCCGAATTCGAGGCCGCGTGCGCACGGTCGCGGGAGATCGCGAAGACGACGGCGATGGACGACGTCTTCGAGCACCGTCTGCTCGGGTCGGTCACCTACGCCTGGATCTGCCTGCACATGATCGCCGAACTCGGCCGCCACGCGGGCCACGCCGACATCCTGGTCGAGCAGATCCTGGCCGCCGACAAGCCGCGCTGA